The Rhodococcus sp. ABRD24 genome contains the following window.
CGTAGCCATGGCGGAGGCGGCCGTACTCGAGGCCATCCAGTACGCCAAGCAGCGACAGGCGTTCGGACGGCCCATTCTCGACTTCCAGAACACGAAATTCGTTCTTGCCGAATGCAAGACCGAAGTTTTGGCGGGAAAGACGCTGATGGACTATTGCATTCAGCGGCAGATCGAGGGAACCCTCGACGCGGCCACGGCGTCGATGGCGAAGCTGTGGGGGACGGAGAAGCAGGTCGAGATCATCGACCGTTGCCTCCAGGTCTTCGGTGGGTACGGCTACATGATGGAGTACCCGATCGCGCAGATGTACGCCGCCGCCCGAGTACAGAAAATCTACGGTGGCACAAGCGAAATCATGAAGGAACTCATCAGCCGCTCGCTGTAATCCGTCCAGCCTGAACCCATCCCGCTCGACCTCGAAGGACACCACATGGATACATCGGGTTCTCCCGTCGACGTCTCCGAGAAGACGCGCGTTCCGACAGCGGCGTGTGCAGGCGATCGCACACACGAGAGGTCCGCATGACTTCCTCCGGAACGCGCGCCCACGACCGCACGCACACACTGCACGCCGAGCAGCTTCAGCCGGGCCGAAGCTACGAGCTCGGAACGCATCTCGTCACCACTGACGAGCTGATCGATTTCGCATCGAAGTGGGATCCTCAGTGGTTCCACGTCGACGCGGAGGCTGCCGACCACGGCCCGTTCGGTGGTCTGATCGCGAGTGGCCTGCACACCGTCTCGATCTTCCAGAAGCTCGCGGTTGCGGCAGTGATCGGCGAATGGAACGTGATCGCTGGGCGCGCCCTACGGGACGTGCGTTTCCTCCGCCCCGTGCGGCCGGGCGACGAGCTGACCGGGGCGATCACGATCGAGAACGTTCAATTCGAAACCGAGAAGGAGCGAGCATTGGTCACCACATCTGCACAGGTCCGCAATGTGCACGGCGCGGAGGTCCTCACCGCTGTCATGGATGCATACGTCGGATGCCGGCCGACGGCGGTGACCGGCCGATGAGCGGCATCAGAACGTCCACCGACCTGGCGGGCCGCGTGTTGCGCGTGACGATCGATCGTCCGGATCGGATGAATGCGGTGGATCTTCCGACCCTGTCCGAGCTCGGCCGCGTGATCCGCACGGCCGGTGAGGACGTCCGCACGATTGTGCTCACCGGGTCTGGGCGGGCATTCTGCAGCGGCGCAGACCTTCTCTCGATGAGCGGCGCGTCCCCCGATGACGTGATGGACATCGCGAACGGCGTCATCCGCGCGATCGTCGAGTCGCCGGTACCCGTCGTGGCCGCGGTCAACGGTCCTGCGGTCGGGTTCGGCGTGGCACTGGCCTGCGCGGCCGACCTCACCTATGCGGCCGAGAACGCCTACTTCGCGCTCTCGTTCACCTCCGTCGGACTCATGCCCGACGGAGGCTCCACCGCACTCGTCACGGCGGCGATCGGCCGGGCTCGGGTGTCGGAGATGACGTTGCTCGGTGAGCGGCTCTCGGCCGCCGACGCGGAAAGGACGGGCCTGATCGGCCGCGCCCTTCCCGCCGAGGAACTCTCGACTCACGTCGCTGCCGTGGCCGCCAGGCTCGCGACAGGGGCGCGCAGGGCGCTGGAGCTGACCAAACGCGACCTCGTCGCGGCGAGCATTCCGGGCATCGACGCGACCCTCGATCGCGAACGATCCGGCCAGATCGAACTCATGGCGACTGCGGATTTCGCAGAAGGCGCGTCCGCAGTCATGAGCAAACGTCCACCCAATTTTTCCTGAGCCTGCACAGAACGAGAAAGAAAGAGCGAAATGGCCACTGTTGGAGCGCAACTCACACTGAACGCGCGGCGTCATCCCGACCGAACTGCACTGATCTTCGAAGGCACAGAACGTAGCTACCGGCAGCTCGACGACGAGGTCAACCGCCACGCCCACGCCCTCATCGAGCTCGGGGTGCGCAAGGGCGACCGCGTTGCGTTGATGTCGAACAACTCCGATCTTTTCATCGTCGCGATGTATGCGGCGTACAAGATCGGCGCGATCTTCGTTCCGGTCAATCCGCGCAGCACCTCCCGCGAACTGCGATACATCCTGGACGATTCCGGCGCCAAGGTGCTTCTGTTCGGTTCCGCGGTGATCGACGCCGTCACCGGCCTCGACAAGCTCGAGCCGACGGCAGTCCCGCTCACCATCCTGGGCCTCGACAATGCCCAGAACGCGTTCCCGCACATCGGCGAGCTCGCGGCATCGATGCCGGATACG
Protein-coding sequences here:
- a CDS encoding MaoC/PaaZ C-terminal domain-containing protein, yielding MTSSGTRAHDRTHTLHAEQLQPGRSYELGTHLVTTDELIDFASKWDPQWFHVDAEAADHGPFGGLIASGLHTVSIFQKLAVAAVIGEWNVIAGRALRDVRFLRPVRPGDELTGAITIENVQFETEKERALVTTSAQVRNVHGAEVLTAVMDAYVGCRPTAVTGR
- a CDS encoding enoyl-CoA hydratase; translated protein: MSGIRTSTDLAGRVLRVTIDRPDRMNAVDLPTLSELGRVIRTAGEDVRTIVLTGSGRAFCSGADLLSMSGASPDDVMDIANGVIRAIVESPVPVVAAVNGPAVGFGVALACAADLTYAAENAYFALSFTSVGLMPDGGSTALVTAAIGRARVSEMTLLGERLSAADAERTGLIGRALPAEELSTHVAAVAARLATGARRALELTKRDLVAASIPGIDATLDRERSGQIELMATADFAEGASAVMSKRPPNFS